A single region of the Halopiger xanaduensis SH-6 genome encodes:
- a CDS encoding winged helix-turn-helix domain-containing protein, whose product MKLRQPTDFLILEALEDKGRNVATNLAEHTGKSRKNINTRLPVLEDYGLVEKIGPAERSGLYEITSMGKAALVYRDQYDEVDDFESLIEGPSAGDVEVEGDANAQAEFARGESEDDDE is encoded by the coding sequence GTGAAGCTACGTCAACCAACTGACTTCCTGATCCTCGAGGCCCTCGAGGACAAGGGACGAAACGTCGCGACGAACCTCGCGGAGCACACGGGGAAGAGTCGGAAGAACATCAACACCAGGCTGCCGGTGCTCGAGGACTACGGGCTCGTCGAGAAGATCGGCCCGGCCGAGCGATCCGGCCTCTACGAGATCACCTCGATGGGGAAGGCGGCGCTGGTCTACCGCGACCAGTACGACGAGGTCGACGACTTCGAGTCCCTCATCGAGGGACCGAGCGCCGGCGACGTCGAGGTCGAGGGCGACGCCAACGCGCAGGCGGAGTTCGCGCGCGGCGAGTCCGAAGACGACGACGAGTAA
- the otsB gene encoding trehalose-phosphatase, with the protein MTTDDTVPDPLEEQLPAVRTALAEASRLLACLDFDGTLAPIVDEPDAAAPTPANEAAVETLADEPAVTTAVISGRALADVRERVDGPSIYAGNHGLELERRGSVAVHPVARKRATRIERACEALETVLEPIPNARIEDKRLTATVHVRSVPPAAEPVVERRTREIVDRFGGDELEISGGKQILEIEPSIPWGKGNALELIDAELPDDTVALYIGDDTTDESAFRAVEPDGFGVLVGDDEPSAASARVASPAEVASFLEWLGETGVELLAE; encoded by the coding sequence ATGACGACCGACGATACCGTACCGGACCCGCTCGAGGAACAGCTCCCGGCCGTTCGGACGGCGCTCGCGGAGGCCTCGCGGCTGCTGGCGTGTCTGGACTTCGACGGCACGCTCGCACCGATCGTCGACGAGCCAGACGCGGCGGCGCCGACGCCGGCGAACGAAGCCGCGGTCGAGACCCTCGCGGACGAACCGGCGGTCACGACCGCGGTCATCAGCGGCCGCGCGCTGGCCGACGTCCGCGAGCGCGTCGACGGCCCGTCGATCTACGCCGGCAACCACGGCCTCGAACTCGAGCGGCGGGGCTCGGTCGCCGTCCACCCGGTCGCCCGCAAGCGGGCGACGCGGATCGAGCGCGCGTGCGAGGCGCTCGAGACGGTCCTCGAGCCGATTCCCAACGCCCGTATCGAGGATAAACGGCTAACTGCGACGGTCCACGTTCGGTCCGTACCGCCGGCCGCCGAGCCCGTCGTCGAACGCCGGACGCGCGAGATCGTCGACCGATTCGGCGGCGACGAACTCGAGATTTCGGGCGGAAAACAGATCCTCGAGATCGAGCCGTCGATTCCGTGGGGCAAGGGGAACGCCCTCGAGTTGATCGACGCGGAACTGCCCGACGACACGGTGGCGCTCTACATCGGCGACGACACCACCGACGAATCCGCGTTTCGGGCCGTCGAACCCGACGGCTTCGGCGTTCTGGTCGGCGACGACGAACCGTCGGCGGCCTCCGCACGGGTCGCGTCGCCGGCGGAGGTGGCCTCGTTTCTGGAGTGGCTCGGCGAGACGGGAGTCGAACTGCTCGCGGAGTGA
- a CDS encoding alpha,alpha-trehalose-phosphate synthase (UDP-forming), with protein MRFPEERLSSTNSYRGQVGAGGGGRATEETRSDGPNCPGSLIVVSNRQPYRHEYERDGDGGDDGDDESDRSVTVDEPAGGLTAGLDPVVREVDGTWIAWGDGDADFDVADEDHCVEVPPGEEAYTLRRIDLSEEAVESYYYGFSNRVLWPLCHGFGDLVEHRSNDFDWYRTVNERFADAVVEHAAEDSVVWLQDYHFALAPRLIREGVPASTTVAQFWHIPWPAPETFQQCPAAGHVLEGLLGNDLLGFHVDWYANTFLDCVEQYFPSATVDRRERTVRYDGHTTRVVATPMGVDADRYDRDARSVGRAQLAEIREAFGIPDDTVLGLGVDRLDYAKGIPERFAALERFFERNPDWRGEFTFVQKSTPSRTDIPTYQQYGDHVRSEAERINRRFGTDDWQPIVYTEDYVEHEALCALYRYADVMVVSSLADGMNLVAQEYVAANVDGDGTLLLSDRAGAHERLGTHALTIDPTDADGTAAQLERALSMPTHERRQRMQTLRTRVFDHDLEGWMDAQFDWIRRVHGEKSTATDSNEDDDRDSHEWTQTA; from the coding sequence ATGCGATTCCCTGAAGAGCGTTTGTCGTCGACGAATTCGTACCGGGGTCAGGTCGGCGCCGGCGGAGGCGGTCGGGCGACCGAGGAGACCCGATCGGACGGCCCCAACTGTCCCGGTTCGCTGATCGTCGTTTCGAACCGGCAGCCGTACCGTCACGAGTACGAGCGCGACGGCGACGGCGGTGACGACGGTGACGACGAGAGCGATCGATCCGTCACCGTCGACGAACCGGCCGGCGGACTGACGGCGGGACTCGATCCCGTCGTCCGGGAGGTCGACGGCACCTGGATCGCCTGGGGGGACGGCGACGCCGACTTCGACGTCGCGGACGAGGACCACTGCGTCGAGGTTCCGCCCGGCGAGGAAGCGTACACGCTGCGCCGGATCGACCTCTCCGAGGAGGCGGTCGAGTCGTACTACTACGGCTTCAGCAACCGCGTCCTCTGGCCGCTCTGTCACGGCTTCGGCGACCTCGTCGAGCACCGGTCGAACGACTTCGACTGGTACCGCACCGTCAACGAGCGGTTCGCCGACGCGGTCGTCGAGCACGCGGCCGAGGATTCGGTCGTCTGGCTGCAGGACTACCACTTCGCGCTCGCGCCGCGACTGATCCGCGAGGGCGTCCCCGCGTCGACGACCGTCGCCCAGTTCTGGCACATCCCGTGGCCGGCCCCCGAGACCTTCCAGCAGTGTCCCGCCGCCGGCCACGTTCTCGAGGGACTGCTCGGGAACGATCTGCTCGGCTTTCACGTCGACTGGTACGCGAACACGTTCCTTGACTGCGTCGAGCAGTACTTCCCGTCAGCCACCGTCGATCGCCGTGAGCGGACTGTTCGCTACGACGGACACACGACGCGCGTCGTCGCGACGCCGATGGGTGTCGACGCCGACAGGTACGATCGCGACGCCCGCTCGGTCGGGCGGGCGCAACTCGCCGAGATCCGCGAGGCGTTCGGGATTCCGGACGACACCGTCCTCGGACTCGGCGTCGATCGCCTCGACTACGCGAAGGGGATCCCCGAGCGGTTCGCCGCGCTCGAGCGGTTCTTCGAGCGGAACCCGGACTGGCGCGGCGAGTTCACCTTCGTCCAGAAGTCCACGCCGTCGCGGACGGACATTCCGACCTACCAGCAGTACGGCGACCACGTCCGCAGCGAAGCCGAGCGGATCAACCGCCGGTTCGGCACCGACGACTGGCAGCCGATCGTCTACACCGAGGACTACGTCGAGCACGAGGCGCTCTGTGCGCTGTACCGCTACGCGGACGTGATGGTCGTCAGCTCGCTGGCCGACGGGATGAACCTGGTCGCCCAGGAGTACGTCGCCGCGAACGTCGACGGCGACGGCACGCTGCTGCTGAGCGACCGGGCGGGCGCCCACGAGCGACTCGGCACCCACGCGCTCACGATCGATCCGACCGACGCCGACGGGACGGCCGCCCAGCTCGAGCGGGCGCTCTCGATGCCGACGCACGAACGGCGCCAGCGCATGCAGACCCTGCGGACCCGCGTGTTCGATCACGACCTCGAGGGGTGGATGGACGCACAGTTCGACTGGATTCGCCGCGTTCACGGCGAAAAATCGACGGCTACCGATTCGAACGAGGACGACGACCGCGACTCCCACGAATGGACGCAAACGGCATAA